From Dechloromonas sp. A34:
AAATGATCGGCAACCCGCGCAGGCGACGCCCCTTTTTGTCGGGACTGTCGTCCATGATGGCGACGGGATACCACTGGCCGCTACGGTGGATTTCCCGCAGCAGGGAATCGGCTGCCTCGCCGGCCCCCAGGATGATCACCGGACTGCCCCGCAACTTGGTTGGGCCGTACAGACGATGCTCCTTCCAGCTCCGGTAGGCGAAACGGCTGCCCCCCATGATGACGGCCAGCAAAAGCGGATGCAGCAGCAACACTGAACGGGGAACCATCGCCACGCCGAAGAGCACGACGGTCGCTGCCAGCAACAGACCGCCGATGCTCACCGCGGCTGCCAGATGCTGCAAGTCCGAAAGGCTGGCGTAGCGCCAGATGCCTCGATACAGGCCGAACAGGAAGAACAACCCACCGAACAGCGGAATAACCCATATCAGCGAGGCAAGCGCAGGCTGGGCGTAATCGGCGGGCAACTCGAAGTTGAAACGAAGTTGGAACGCCAGCCACCAGGCAAGGGCGATTGCACACAGATCGTGCAAGAAAGCCGCAGCGGTTCGATGGTTGAGGACAGATTTCATAGGTATCGGTTATGTCGGTCGGCTGGCGGTTCGCGAAGGCCGTCAGTGTACTGCGCGCGCCATCACGGCTTGCAGTACCGAACAGGTTTTTTCGATCTCATCTGCCGACAGGGTCGGATGGACGAGGAACATCAGACTGGTTTCACCCAGTTCGCGCGCCACCACGAGCCGCTCACGCGGTCGCCAGCCGGTATCTTCGAAAGCTCTTTCAAGATAGATTTCGGAACAGGATCCGGCATAACACGGCACCCCTGCCACCATGACTTCCTGAATGATCCGGTCACGGCTCCAACCCGGCGACAAGCGCTGCGGTTCGACGAAGACATAGCACTTATAGGCTGCGTGCACGATGCCATCCGCCGGCTGGGGCGCCCGCAAGCCGGCGAGCCGTTCGACCAGCTGCCAGATGCGTTGCGCATTGGCGAGGCGTGCCGCATGCCATTCCGCCATCCGGCGCAACTGGATGCGCCCAATGGCGGCCTGCATTTCGATCATCCGCCAATTGGTACCGAAACTCTCGTGCAGCCAGCGAAAACCGGGAGGGTGCTCGCGTTGGTAGACCGCCTCCCAGCTCTTACCGTGATCCTTGAACGACCACATCGCCGACCAGAGTTCCCTGTCGTTGGTTGTCACCATGCCGCCCTCGCCGCCCGTCGTCATGATCTTGTCCTGGCAGAACGACCAGGCACCGACGTG
This genomic window contains:
- a CDS encoding DegT/DnrJ/EryC1/StrS family aminotransferase, whose protein sequence is MLNTPFSPWPSYSEEEAEAVRAVILSNRVNYWTGDQCRLFEEEFATWAGCQHAVALANGTVALDVALQALGIGAGDEVVVTPRTFLASASCVVNAGAVPVFADIDRDSQNITAETIRQVITPRTRAIICVHLAGWPCDMDPIMALADEFGLKVIEDCAQAHGASYKGRPVGSIGHVGAWSFCQDKIMTTGGEGGMVTTNDRELWSAMWSFKDHGKSWEAVYQREHPPGFRWLHESFGTNWRMIEMQAAIGRIQLRRMAEWHAARLANAQRIWQLVERLAGLRAPQPADGIVHAAYKCYVFVEPQRLSPGWSRDRIIQEVMVAGVPCYAGSCSEIYLERAFEDTGWRPRERLVVARELGETSLMFLVHPTLSADEIEKTCSVLQAVMARAVH